The genomic DNA GGAACTGCAGGACTCGCTGCTGGTGGTCATGCACGACTTGCATCGGCTCGAAGGGTTGCTGACCCACGCCACGGACAATTTGCTGGAGCGCTTTGGAGAGGCCAATGCCGCCTTGTCCGATGTGGCGATCGCCGGTGCGCCCGAATTGATGGCTGCACGAACCGCATTGCGCAGGGCCGTGACCGAGTTGCAGTTTCAGGACATGGCGTCGCAGTTGATCTGGCATACCACCAAGGTGCTTCAGGGTTGCGCCTTTCGGCTTGCCTCGGAAGCCATGGGCCATGAGGACGGTGAAGAGGCGGCGCCATTTGCCGAAATGGCCCCTGACCGCCCCAATCCTGTGACCCAGAGCGAAATGGATGCGGGTTCCGTCGATCTGTTTTGACGTTTACATCGCTGGTTAACCTATACATTCAAGTCAGTTGGAGCCTTACATGCAATCGATCCTTGCCGTAGATGATTCACCTTCCATGCGAAAAATGGTGTCTTTTACCCTCACGGGTGCTGGCTACCATGTGGTGGAAGCCGTGGATGGGCAGGATGCCCTGGAAAAGGCGGAAATCCACGACATCCATTTGGTGCTCGCGGACCAGAACATGCCCCGACTCGACGGCATCGGCCTGACACGCAAGCTGCGTGAGCACCCAAAATTCAAGACCATTCCCATATTGATTCTGACCACCGAATCCAGTGACCAAATGAAACAGGCGGGCCGTGCTGCGGGTGCCACGGGATGGCTGGTGAAGCCATTCGATCCGAGCCGATTGATCGAAGTGATTCAGAAAGTCATCCGCTGATTCGTCTGGACAGGGGAAAGCAAGACAACAGGAGCCTCCATGGCGGAAACCTACCAAGAAGGATCGGGGTCTGGTGCAGATTTTGATCTGAGCCAGTTCTATCAAATATTTTTCGAAGAAGCGGGCGAGAACCTCGATCAGATGGAGCACATGCTGCTTAATCTGGATCTGGTCCATGCCAACGACGAAGAACTCAACGGCATTTTCCGGTGCGCGCACTCGATCAAGGGCGGCTCGGCCACGTTCGGATTTGCCGATGTGGCCGAATTGACGCACCAGATGGAGTCGCTGCTGGACCGCCTGCGGCGCCACGAACTTCAACCGATCCCGCAGATGGTGGACGTATTGCTCGAATCGGCGGACGCATCGCGCAGTCTGCTGGCGCGCCACCAGGCGGGAGAGCAGGGCGAGGCGGTTTCCACCACCGATCTGGTGCACCGCATCAGTGAACTGGCGGCAGGCCGGGTGCCGGGTGACGCCGCGCCAGCACCCGCAGTGGCACCGGCACCCGCACCCGCACCCGCACCCGCTCCCGCTCCCGCAGTGGTGGCAGTCGCCGCAGCGCCCGTGTCGGTGCTGGCGCCAGCGGTGCTGCCCGGTCAGCCGCGCCAGCTGCACATCCAGATCGGGCCGCTGGAGCGCCCCGAGCAGGCGGATGCCATCAAGGAGCTGTTCCGTGACATCCCGGGTCTGGGGTCCATCAGCGACTTGCCCAATGCCGACCCTGCCACGCGCCGATTTGCCGTGGAGACCACATCGACCAACGACGATCTGCTGGACCTCTTTGCGTTCCACGTCGCCAAGGAGCAGGTGGCCATCAGCGATGCCGCGGCGACAGGTGCTGCCGCGGCCGAGACGGCCGCGCAAGGCGGTGATGCCGCCGAAGTGCCTTACGGTTTTTTTCAGGACGCGCCCGGAGCCCCCGTCAGTGCATCCGCAGCCCCAGTTGCGGCGGTGCCCGCAGCCACCGGGGCCAAGCCCGTGGCGCCCAAGGCAGCCGAGCCCAGGGTGCAAAGCCAGGCCCAGATGGAATCGACAACGATCCGGGTGGCCGTGAACAAGGTCGACCAGCTGATCAACCTGGTGGGCGAGCTGGTGATCACCCAGGCCATGCTGGCGCAAAACAGCCGGGGGCTCGACGCGGGCGCCTACCAGCAATTGCTGGCGGGGCTGGCGGATCTCGACCGCAACACCCGCGATCTGCAGGAATCGGTGATGTCGATCCGCATGATCCCCATGTCCATCGTCTTCAGCCGCTTTCCGCGCATGCTGCGCGATCTGGCGAATAAGCTCGGCAAGAAGGTGGATCTTGTGACGCTGGGCGAGGCGACTGAGCTGGACAAGGGCCTGGTGGAAAAAATCACCGACCCCTTGACCCACCTGGTGCGCAACAGCTGCGACCATGGCATTGAAATGCCTGCCGAGCGGCTAGCAAAAGGCAAGCCGGAGCATGGCACCATCACCCTTTCGGCCTCCCACCAGGGTGGTTCGATCGTGATCGAGGTGCGCGACGATGGCAAAGGGCTGTCGCGGGAAAAGATCCTGAGCAAGGCGCTGGAGCGTGGCATTGATGTGTCCGAGCACATGAGCGATGCCGAAGTCTGGCAGCTTATTTTTGCACCGGGCTTTTCCACGGCCGATGAGGTGACCGATGTGTCCGGCCGAGGCGTGGGCATGGACGTGGTCAAGCGCAACATTGCGGCGCTCAACGGCTCGGTCGAAATCGATTCGGCCGAAGGCTACGGGATGAGGGTGTCCGTGCGGCTGCCGCTGACGCTGGCCATCATGGACGGCATGTCGGTCGGCGTGGGTGACGAGGTCTACATTCTTCCCTTGTCGTCGGTGGTGGAGTCGTTCCAGGTCAAGGCCGAAGATGTCAGCACTGTCGCGCAAGGGTCGCAGCTGGTCAAGGTGCGGGACGAATACATGCCAGTGATTGCGCTGGAAAAGATATTCCAGGTGCCCCGCTTCGACGCCAGCAAATCCAGCAACATCATGGTGGTGGTGGAAGCCGATGGCAGCCGTGTGGCTCTTCTGGTGGACGAGTTGCTGGGCCAGCACCAGGTGGTGGTCAAGAACCTCGAATCCAACTATCGCAAAGTGCCCAATGTATCGGGGGCCACGATTTTGGGCGACGGCACCGTGGCCCTGATTCTGGATACCGGCGGGCTGGTGCGGCGAGCACGCCACTAGGTTATAGCGCCTGCGCAGATCGTCGCGGGCGCTGTCATGAAAGGAAAGATCACCATGAGTGTGATGGGAAAATCAGAAGAAACCACAGCGTCCGGTGCCCGGGAGTATCTGACGTTCAGGCTGGACCAGGAAGAATACGGAATCGACATTCTGAAAGTGCAGGAGATTCGTGGCTACGAGCCCCCCACCCGCATTGCCAATGCGCCCCCATTCATCAAGGGCGTGGTCAATTTGCGGGGTACGATAGTCCCCATTGTGGACATGCGCATCAAGTTCAACTGCGCGCAGGCAGACTACAACACCTTCACGGTGGTCATCATTTTGAATCTGCGCCAGCGGGTGGTCGGCATTGTGGTGGACTCGGTCAGCGATGTCATGGAACTCGCGTCCGGCAGTGTCCGTGCAGCCCCCGATATCGAAAGCGCGATTGACAACAGCTGCATCCTTGGCCTGGGCTCGGTGGGCGAGCGCATGCTCATCCTGTTGGATATTGAGAAACTGATGTCCAGTGTGGACATGGGGCTGGTAGCTGCCGACGATTAGAACGGGCGCATCGCTCAATCGGTGGCTCAGAGTCTCAGGCAACTACAGGCCCGTGAAATGCTTCACGGGGCTCCATGGAGCGAACAGGACTTCCCGTTGGAACCACACATGTCCCAGACCACCAGCACTGCATCTTCGACGCGAACGCGGACACTCTCCAGCAAGGCGGATACTGCCATTGGGGCAACGGCGGCATCCGGCCCTCTGTCGCAAGGGCGCGAATTTGTCTGGACCACAGCCGATTTCGCGCGCGTTCAGGGACTCATTTACCAGCGTGCCGGTATCAGCCTGCACGACGGCAAGCACGCGATGGTGTACAGCCGGCTCTCGCGCCGACTTCGGGAGACGGGGCACACGAGCTTCAACGAGTACCTGAGCTGGCTTGAAGCCCACGACGGGCCCGAGTGGCAAGAGTTCGTGAATGCCCTGACTACCAATCTGACGGCGTTTTTTCGTGAGCAGCACCATTTCGAAATTCTGGCCGCGCATCTGAAAAGCAAGCCTTCCGGCACGCCGTGGCGTGTCTGGTGCAATGCCGCCTCCACTGGGGAGGAGCCCTATTCCATTGTCATGACCGTCTTGGAAACGCTCGGCCCGAATGCGCCCTTCCAACTGACGGCCAGTGACATCGACTCTCGTGTTCTGGCAACGGCGGCGCAAGGTGTCTATCGTCTGGACAATGTCAAAGGGCTGAGCCCTGAGCGTCTTCACCAATTTTTCCTGCGTGGCAAGGCGGGCAATGAAGGCATGGTCCGCGCCAAACCAGAGATGCGCAAGGCAATCGAGTTCATGAGCGTGAACCTGATTCGCGATGATTGGCCGTTCCGGGAACCCTTCGATGTGGTCTTCTGCCGCAACGTCATGATTTATTTTGACGCCCCGACCCAGCGCAAAGTGCTGGAGCGAATTCACCGGGTGCTCAAACCCGGCGGAATGCTGTTCGTCGGTCATGCGGAGAACTTCAGTGAATCCCGCGACCTCTTCACCCTGCGCGGCAAAACGGTGTACGAACGGCGTTGAGCGCATCTGCTATGCCTTGCAATTTCCGTGACCAAATAATGATCCAACGCGATTTAGCCAGCGGTCTTTCCGGGATATCTTTCCATGGCGTTTGACACCACCGAGCGGCGGCGCGCGCCGCGCATTGCTCCTTTGAGCGCAGACATCTACGCCACTGCTGGCGCGTCGGTCGCAAAAGCGTCTTCCCTGGAGGCGTTGAAGGCTCGGGCACGCAAGTCTGGTGAGGCATCGTTCTTTTATCTGGATCACCACTTCCAGCACAACGCGGTGAAGGTGTTGCCGGGTGAGTATTTCGTTTCGGACGAGAGCATGGTCATCATGACCGTGCTGGGGTCCTGCATTGCTGCGTGTCTTTGGGACAGCCGAGCCCGTATTGGAGGAATGAACCATTTCATGCTTCCAGACGGAGATCTGGCGGATGTCTCAGGCCGCTATGGGTCTTACGCGATGGAGTTGCTGATCAATGAAATGCTCAAGCTGGGTGCCAGGCGCGAGACGCTGCAGGCCAAGATTTTTGGCGGTGCCCAGGTGATGCACAACTTCACCACGATGAACGTGGGTGAGCGCAACACGAATTTTGTATTGAACTATCTCCAGACCGAGCGTATTCCCATCATGTCCGAGGACGTGCTGGATATTTATCCGCGCAAAGTGGTGTTTTTCCCCGTGACTGGCAAAGTCATGGTGAAGCGGCTGGCGCATACCCATCCCGAAACGCTCGTGGCCCAAGAGGTGCGCGGAAATGCGGCCATTGTCGCGAAGACCACATCGGGCGGGTCGGTGGATCTGTTTTGAGGAAGGCGTGAGGGAATGAACAGGAAAATTCGGGTGGTGGTAGTGGATGATTCGGCGCTGGTGCGTAGTTTGCTGGCCGAAATCATCAATCGCCAGCGGGATATGGAGTGTGTCGGCACGGCCAATGATCCATTGGTTGCGCGGGAAATGATCCGCGAGCTAAACCCTGATGTGATCACGCTGGACGTGGAAATGCCGCGCATGGACGGCATTGACTTTCTGGGTCGATTGATGCGTTTGCGTCCCATGCCGGTGGTGATGATTTCCACACTGACCGAGCGCGGCG from Acidovorax sp. T1 includes the following:
- a CDS encoding response regulator; amino-acid sequence: MQSILAVDDSPSMRKMVSFTLTGAGYHVVEAVDGQDALEKAEIHDIHLVLADQNMPRLDGIGLTRKLREHPKFKTIPILILTTESSDQMKQAGRAAGATGWLVKPFDPSRLIEVIQKVIR
- a CDS encoding chemotaxis protein CheW is translated as MAETYQEGSGSGADFDLSQFYQIFFEEAGENLDQMEHMLLNLDLVHANDEELNGIFRCAHSIKGGSATFGFADVAELTHQMESLLDRLRRHELQPIPQMVDVLLESADASRSLLARHQAGEQGEAVSTTDLVHRISELAAGRVPGDAAPAPAVAPAPAPAPAPAPAPAVVAVAAAPVSVLAPAVLPGQPRQLHIQIGPLERPEQADAIKELFRDIPGLGSISDLPNADPATRRFAVETTSTNDDLLDLFAFHVAKEQVAISDAAATGAAAAETAAQGGDAAEVPYGFFQDAPGAPVSASAAPVAAVPAATGAKPVAPKAAEPRVQSQAQMESTTIRVAVNKVDQLINLVGELVITQAMLAQNSRGLDAGAYQQLLAGLADLDRNTRDLQESVMSIRMIPMSIVFSRFPRMLRDLANKLGKKVDLVTLGEATELDKGLVEKITDPLTHLVRNSCDHGIEMPAERLAKGKPEHGTITLSASHQGGSIVIEVRDDGKGLSREKILSKALERGIDVSEHMSDAEVWQLIFAPGFSTADEVTDVSGRGVGMDVVKRNIAALNGSVEIDSAEGYGMRVSVRLPLTLAIMDGMSVGVGDEVYILPLSSVVESFQVKAEDVSTVAQGSQLVKVRDEYMPVIALEKIFQVPRFDASKSSNIMVVVEADGSRVALLVDELLGQHQVVVKNLESNYRKVPNVSGATILGDGTVALILDTGGLVRRARH
- a CDS encoding chemotaxis protein CheW, with protein sequence MSVMGKSEETTASGAREYLTFRLDQEEYGIDILKVQEIRGYEPPTRIANAPPFIKGVVNLRGTIVPIVDMRIKFNCAQADYNTFTVVIILNLRQRVVGIVVDSVSDVMELASGSVRAAPDIESAIDNSCILGLGSVGERMLILLDIEKLMSSVDMGLVAADD
- a CDS encoding CheR family methyltransferase translates to MSQTTSTASSTRTRTLSSKADTAIGATAASGPLSQGREFVWTTADFARVQGLIYQRAGISLHDGKHAMVYSRLSRRLRETGHTSFNEYLSWLEAHDGPEWQEFVNALTTNLTAFFREQHHFEILAAHLKSKPSGTPWRVWCNAASTGEEPYSIVMTVLETLGPNAPFQLTASDIDSRVLATAAQGVYRLDNVKGLSPERLHQFFLRGKAGNEGMVRAKPEMRKAIEFMSVNLIRDDWPFREPFDVVFCRNVMIYFDAPTQRKVLERIHRVLKPGGMLFVGHAENFSESRDLFTLRGKTVYERR
- the cheD gene encoding chemoreceptor glutamine deamidase CheD → MAFDTTERRRAPRIAPLSADIYATAGASVAKASSLEALKARARKSGEASFFYLDHHFQHNAVKVLPGEYFVSDESMVIMTVLGSCIAACLWDSRARIGGMNHFMLPDGDLADVSGRYGSYAMELLINEMLKLGARRETLQAKIFGGAQVMHNFTTMNVGERNTNFVLNYLQTERIPIMSEDVLDIYPRKVVFFPVTGKVMVKRLAHTHPETLVAQEVRGNAAIVAKTTSGGSVDLF